One Streptomyces hundungensis DNA segment encodes these proteins:
- a CDS encoding SDR family oxidoreductase, whose product MTDNKAQYVPGHGLLDGRTAVVTAAAGAGIGGATARRLLEEGARVVIGDAHARRLKETEQALAAEFGAHHIASLPCDVTDEQQVRALFALATAEHGGLDIVVNNAGLGGTCSLIDMTDESWSKVLDVTLGGTFRCTRAALRAFQESGRPGVIVNNASVVGWRAQAGQAHYAAAKAGVMALTRCAAIEAAAIGVRVNAVAPSLAMHPHLAKVTSAELLEELTAREAFGRYAEPWEVANVIVFLASGYSSYLTGEVVSVSSQHP is encoded by the coding sequence GTGACGGACAACAAGGCTCAGTACGTGCCGGGCCACGGCCTCCTCGACGGCCGCACCGCCGTCGTCACCGCCGCGGCCGGCGCCGGGATCGGCGGCGCCACCGCCCGCAGGCTCCTCGAAGAAGGCGCCCGCGTCGTCATCGGCGACGCCCACGCCCGCCGTCTGAAAGAGACCGAGCAGGCACTCGCCGCCGAGTTCGGTGCGCACCACATCGCCTCCCTGCCGTGCGACGTGACCGACGAGCAGCAGGTCCGGGCGCTCTTCGCGCTCGCCACCGCCGAACACGGCGGACTCGACATCGTCGTCAACAACGCGGGCCTCGGCGGCACTTGCTCCCTCATCGACATGACCGACGAGTCCTGGTCGAAGGTCCTCGACGTCACCCTGGGCGGCACCTTCCGCTGCACCCGCGCGGCCCTGCGCGCCTTCCAGGAGAGCGGCCGCCCGGGCGTCATCGTCAACAACGCCTCCGTCGTCGGCTGGCGCGCCCAGGCCGGCCAGGCCCACTACGCCGCCGCCAAGGCCGGCGTCATGGCGCTCACCCGGTGCGCCGCGATCGAGGCCGCCGCCATCGGCGTACGGGTCAACGCGGTCGCACCCAGCCTCGCCATGCACCCGCACCTGGCGAAGGTCACCTCCGCCGAACTGCTCGAAGAACTCACCGCCCGCGAGGCGTTCGGGCGGTACGCGGAGCCCTGGGAGGTCGCCAACGTCATCGTCTTCCTGGCCAGCGGCTACTCCTCGTACCTGACCGGCGAGGTCGTCTCCGTCAGCAGCCAGCACCCCTGA
- a CDS encoding TetR/AcrR family transcriptional regulator, producing the protein MPTNKKKTQVTASPERRRELLATAAEVFAAHGYNATTVRRIADEAGLLAGSLYYHFDSKESMLDEILSAFLDELWEGYDAVLASGLGPRETIEALVTESFREIDRHRAAVAIYQKESKHLAVLPRFHYLTDSQQKFEKAWLGTLERGVGSGAFRADLDIRLTYRFVRDTVWVAASWYRPGGRHSPEEIARQYLSMVLDGIAVRV; encoded by the coding sequence GTGCCGACGAACAAGAAGAAGACCCAGGTGACCGCCTCGCCCGAGCGGCGGCGCGAACTCCTCGCCACGGCGGCCGAGGTGTTCGCCGCCCACGGGTACAACGCCACCACCGTCCGCAGGATCGCCGACGAGGCCGGCCTGCTCGCGGGCAGCCTCTACTACCACTTCGACTCCAAGGAGTCGATGCTGGACGAGATCCTCTCGGCCTTCCTCGACGAACTCTGGGAGGGCTACGACGCCGTGCTCGCCTCCGGCCTCGGGCCCCGCGAGACGATCGAGGCCCTGGTCACCGAGTCCTTCCGGGAGATCGACCGGCACCGCGCCGCCGTCGCGATCTACCAGAAGGAGTCCAAGCACCTGGCCGTACTGCCCCGCTTCCACTACCTGACGGATTCCCAGCAGAAGTTCGAGAAGGCATGGCTGGGGACGCTGGAGCGCGGAGTCGGCTCCGGGGCCTTCCGCGCCGACCTGGACATCCGCCTCACCTACCGCTTCGTACGGGACACGGTGTGGGTCGCCGCGTCCTGGTACCGGCCGGGCGGCCGGCACAGCCCGGAGGAGATCGCCCGCCAGTACCTCTCGATGGTCCTGGACGGAATCGCCGTACGCGTGTAA
- a CDS encoding acetyl-CoA C-acetyltransferase, translating to MSEAYIVEAVRTPVGRRKGGLSAVHPADLGAHVLKALVERSGIDPAAVDDVVFGCLDTVGPQAGDIARTSWLAAGLPEEVPGVTVDRQCGSSQQALHFAAQAVLSGTQDLVVAGGTQNMSMIPIAFASRQAAEPLGLTEGPFLGSEGWRARYGDAPVNQFHGAQLIAEKWGVTRRAMEEFALRSHRNALRAIDEGRFARESVACAGVTTDEGPRRDTTLEKMAALKPVVEGGTITAACSSQVSDGAAALLIASERAVTEHGLTPRARIHHLSVRGEDPIRMLSAPIPATAHALKKTGLRIEDIDLVEINEAFAPVALAWLKETGADPDRVNVNGGAIALGHPLGATGAKLMTTLLHELERTGGRYGLQTMCEGGGQANVTIVERL from the coding sequence ATGAGCGAGGCCTACATCGTCGAAGCGGTACGCACCCCGGTGGGCCGGCGCAAAGGAGGGCTCTCGGCGGTCCACCCCGCCGACCTCGGCGCCCATGTGCTCAAGGCGCTCGTCGAACGCAGCGGCATCGACCCCGCCGCCGTCGACGACGTCGTCTTCGGCTGCCTGGACACCGTGGGCCCCCAGGCCGGCGACATCGCCCGCACCTCCTGGCTGGCGGCCGGCCTGCCCGAGGAAGTGCCCGGCGTGACCGTCGACCGCCAGTGCGGCTCCTCCCAGCAGGCCCTGCACTTCGCCGCCCAGGCCGTGCTCTCCGGCACCCAGGACCTGGTGGTGGCGGGCGGCACCCAGAACATGTCGATGATCCCCATCGCCTTCGCCTCCCGCCAGGCCGCCGAACCGCTCGGCCTGACCGAGGGCCCCTTCCTCGGCAGCGAGGGCTGGCGGGCGCGCTACGGCGACGCCCCCGTCAACCAGTTCCACGGCGCCCAGCTCATCGCCGAGAAGTGGGGCGTGACGCGCCGCGCCATGGAGGAGTTCGCGCTGCGCTCCCACCGAAACGCCCTGCGCGCCATCGACGAGGGCCGCTTCGCCCGCGAGAGCGTGGCCTGCGCGGGCGTCACCACGGACGAGGGGCCGCGCAGAGACACCACCCTGGAGAAGATGGCGGCCCTGAAACCCGTCGTCGAGGGCGGCACCATCACCGCGGCCTGCTCCTCCCAGGTCTCCGACGGCGCGGCCGCCCTCCTCATCGCCTCCGAGCGAGCCGTCACCGAGCACGGACTGACCCCGCGCGCCCGCATCCACCACCTCTCGGTACGCGGCGAGGACCCCATCCGCATGCTGTCCGCGCCGATCCCCGCCACCGCCCACGCCCTGAAGAAGACCGGCCTGCGGATCGAGGACATCGACCTCGTCGAGATCAACGAGGCCTTCGCGCCGGTGGCGCTCGCATGGCTCAAGGAGACCGGCGCCGACCCGGACCGGGTCAACGTCAACGGCGGCGCGATCGCGCTGGGCCACCCCCTGGGCGCGACCGGCGCGAAACTCATGACGACCCTGCTGCACGAACTGGAACGCACCGGCGGCCGCTACGGCCTCCAGACGATGTGCGAGGGCGGCGGCCAGGCCAACGTGACCATCGTCGAACGCCTGTAA
- a CDS encoding cold-shock protein translates to MATGTVKWFNSEKGFGFIEQDGGGPDVFAHYSNIASSGFRELLEGQKVSFEVTQGQKGLQAENILPA, encoded by the coding sequence ATGGCTACTGGCACCGTTAAGTGGTTCAACTCGGAAAAGGGCTTCGGCTTCATCGAGCAGGACGGCGGCGGCCCCGACGTCTTCGCCCACTACTCCAACATCGCCTCCTCCGGCTTCCGTGAGCTCCTCGAGGGCCAGAAGGTCTCCTTCGAGGTCACCCAGGGCCAGAAGGGCCTTCAGGCGGAGAACATCCTCCCCGCCTAA
- a CDS encoding DEAD/DEAH box helicase: protein MTRMTSKRSGTGSGTGTGSRSGSGSTSGARRASGRPAAKSAKPAKGRTMAPQGEFTLPETLTPALPAVDAFADLDMPAALLKTLDAHGVTEPFPIQGATLPNSLAGRDILGRGRTGSGKTLAFGLALLARTAGRRAEPKAPLAMVLVPTRELAQQVTDALTPYATAVNLRLTTVVGGLSLTKQANALRRGAEVMVATPGRLKDLIERGDCSLENVSITVLDEADQMADMGFMPQVVALLKQVEPDGQRMLFSATLDANIDRLVRMFLTDPVVHSVDPSAGAVTTMEHHVLYVMDETDKKAVTTRIAARDGRVIMFLDTKRSVDRLVKRLLASGVRAGGLHGGRSQPQRNRTLDQFKNGQLTALVATNVAARGIHIDDLDLVVNVDPPTDHKDYLHRGGRTARAGESGSVVTLVLPDEKREMTKLMSFAGIRPRTAEIKSSSEELVQVTGAREPSGVPVVIEVPAQPEPKRASSGGRGRGRRGGGQGSTQPSAPRSQGARTQGSSQGAAPRSQGGRTQGAATSRQGAPASRQGSAPTRQGAASSRQGAAPSRQGSAPSRQGAASSRQGAPSSRSQGGRGRGQGGAAGAGRGRG, encoded by the coding sequence ATGACGCGCATGACCAGCAAGCGCTCCGGTACCGGTTCTGGTACGGGTACCGGCTCCCGTTCCGGTTCCGGTTCCACCTCCGGCGCCCGCAGGGCCTCCGGCCGGCCCGCCGCCAAGTCCGCGAAGCCCGCCAAGGGCCGGACCATGGCGCCGCAGGGCGAATTCACCCTGCCCGAGACCCTCACCCCCGCGCTGCCGGCCGTCGACGCGTTCGCCGACCTGGACATGCCCGCGGCGCTGCTCAAGACGCTCGACGCGCACGGCGTGACCGAGCCGTTCCCCATCCAGGGCGCCACCCTGCCGAACTCGCTCGCCGGCCGGGACATCCTCGGCCGCGGACGCACCGGCTCCGGCAAGACCCTCGCCTTCGGCCTCGCCCTGCTCGCCCGCACCGCGGGCCGGCGCGCCGAGCCCAAGGCGCCGCTCGCGATGGTCCTCGTACCGACGCGCGAGCTCGCCCAGCAGGTCACCGACGCGCTCACCCCGTACGCGACGGCCGTCAACCTGCGCCTCACCACCGTCGTCGGCGGGCTCTCCCTCACCAAGCAGGCGAACGCGCTGCGCCGCGGCGCCGAGGTCATGGTGGCCACGCCGGGCCGGCTGAAGGACCTCATAGAGCGGGGTGACTGCTCGCTGGAGAACGTGAGCATCACCGTGCTCGACGAGGCCGACCAGATGGCCGACATGGGCTTCATGCCGCAGGTCGTGGCGCTGCTCAAGCAGGTCGAGCCGGACGGGCAGCGGATGCTGTTCTCGGCCACCCTGGACGCCAACATCGACCGCCTGGTCCGGATGTTCCTCACCGACCCGGTGGTGCACTCCGTCGACCCCTCGGCGGGCGCCGTCACCACGATGGAACACCACGTCCTGTACGTCATGGACGAGACCGACAAGAAGGCCGTCACCACGCGGATCGCGGCCCGCGACGGCCGCGTGATCATGTTCCTGGACACCAAGCGCTCCGTGGACCGGCTGGTCAAGCGGCTGCTCGCCAGCGGCGTCCGGGCGGGCGGCCTGCACGGCGGACGGTCCCAGCCGCAGCGCAACCGCACCCTGGACCAGTTCAAGAACGGCCAGCTCACGGCGCTGGTCGCGACGAACGTCGCGGCGCGCGGCATCCACATCGACGACCTGGACCTGGTCGTCAACGTCGATCCGCCGACCGACCACAAGGACTACCTCCACCGCGGCGGGCGCACCGCGCGGGCGGGGGAGTCGGGCAGCGTCGTCACGCTCGTCCTGCCCGACGAGAAGCGCGAGATGACCAAGCTCATGTCGTTCGCCGGGATCCGCCCGCGCACGGCCGAGATCAAGTCGAGCTCCGAGGAGCTCGTCCAGGTCACGGGCGCGCGGGAGCCGTCGGGCGTCCCCGTGGTCATCGAGGTCCCGGCCCAGCCGGAACCCAAGCGGGCCTCCTCCGGCGGACGCGGCCGGGGCCGCCGGGGCGGCGGCCAGGGCTCGACCCAGCCGTCCGCGCCCCGTTCGCAGGGTGCGCGCACCCAGGGTTCGAGCCAAGGCGCGGCCCCCCGCTCCCAGGGCGGACGGACGCAGGGCGCGGCCACCTCCCGCCAGGGCGCTCCGGCCTCCCGCCAGGGCTCGGCACCCACCCGTCAGGGCGCTGCGAGCTCCCGTCAAGGTGCTGCACCCTCCCGTCAGGGCTCGGCACCCTCCCGTCAAGGCGCTGCGAGCTCCCGTCAGGGCGCTCCGTCCTCCCGTTCCCAGGGTGGTCGCGGCCGTGGCCAGGGTGGCGCGGCGGGCGCGGGGCGCGGCCGGGGCTGA
- a CDS encoding tyrosine-protein phosphatase, protein MNRRSGRTVTRARAMRAGAVTAALAATLALGLPATASASASAPPTTQGIHRQDAPAIRQVVLQGAVNVRDLGGYGTYDGEPVRYGLAYRADALNRTTDGDLSTLARLGLREVADFRTPLELQYDGPDRLPAGLAPASHPVTDSGLYAQMLAAIGSRDPATQDAMLGHGRAEALMRAEYQAFVSDPAARAEFGAVLKDLASARGPLLFHCTSGKDRTGWESYVLLRALGVPAATAQQDYLASNGFRAAADAALRAALKQSGTMRDPDLLIPLQEVRLDYLDAALDQLTALYGDLYGYLTQGLGLDLRDLAALRARLVT, encoded by the coding sequence ATGAACCGAAGAAGCGGCCGCACGGTGACACGTGCCAGGGCGATGCGTGCCGGGGCGGTGACCGCCGCCCTCGCCGCGACCCTGGCGCTCGGCCTGCCCGCCACGGCATCGGCATCGGCGTCGGCGCCGCCCACCACCCAGGGCATACACCGCCAGGACGCCCCCGCGATCCGTCAGGTCGTGCTCCAGGGCGCGGTGAACGTCCGCGACCTGGGCGGCTACGGAACGTATGACGGCGAGCCGGTCCGCTACGGGCTCGCCTACCGGGCCGACGCGCTGAACAGGACGACGGACGGGGACCTTTCGACGCTGGCCCGGCTCGGCCTGCGGGAGGTGGCCGACTTCCGGACGCCCCTGGAGCTCCAGTACGACGGCCCCGACCGGCTGCCGGCCGGGCTCGCCCCGGCCTCGCACCCGGTCACCGACAGCGGCCTGTACGCGCAAATGCTGGCCGCGATCGGCTCGAGGGACCCGGCGACGCAGGACGCGATGCTGGGTCACGGCAGGGCGGAGGCGCTCATGCGCGCCGAGTACCAGGCGTTCGTCTCGGACCCGGCGGCCCGCGCCGAGTTCGGGGCGGTCCTCAAGGACCTGGCCTCGGCGCGCGGCCCGCTGCTCTTCCACTGCACCTCCGGCAAGGACCGCACCGGCTGGGAGAGTTACGTCCTGCTGCGCGCGCTGGGCGTGCCCGCCGCGACGGCCCAGCAGGACTACCTGGCGTCCAACGGCTTCCGGGCGGCGGCCGACGCGGCGCTGCGGGCGGCCCTGAAGCAGTCCGGCACGATGCGGGACCCGGATCTGCTGATCCCCCTCCAGGAGGTACGCCTCGACTACCTGGACGCGGCCCTGGACCAACTCACCGCGCTCTACGGCGACTTGTACGGGTATCTGACCCAGGGGCTCGGGCTTGACCTGCGCGACCTCGCGGCGCTGCGGGCCCGGCTCGTGACCTGA
- a CDS encoding NAD(P)H-dependent flavin oxidoreductase yields the protein METALTKLVGVRHPIVQTGMGWVAGPRLVSATANAGALGILASATMTTDELRRAVREVASRTDAPFGVNLRADAADARERVRIIVDEGVRVASFALAPSRDLIAELKEAGVVVIPSIGARRHAEKVAAWGADAVIVQGGEGGGHTGEVATTVLLPQVVDAVDIPVIAAGGFHDGRGLVAALAYGAAGVAMGTRFLLTADSTVPDAVKARYLRATVQDVTVTTAVDGLPHRMLRTELVALLERAGRARAFAYAVRHVSGFREVSGLTWRQLVRDGREMKHGKDLTWSQMLLAANTPMLLRASMVEGRTDRGVMASGQVAGLIEDLPSCAELVARVMDEAAHVLAALPPAQ from the coding sequence ATCGAGACGGCCCTGACGAAACTGGTCGGCGTACGGCACCCGATCGTGCAGACCGGCATGGGCTGGGTCGCGGGCCCCCGACTGGTGTCGGCCACCGCGAACGCGGGCGCGCTCGGCATCCTGGCCTCCGCGACGATGACGACCGACGAACTGCGCCGGGCGGTCCGGGAGGTCGCCTCCCGTACGGACGCGCCGTTCGGGGTCAATCTGCGGGCGGACGCCGCCGACGCGCGCGAGCGGGTGCGGATCATCGTCGACGAGGGCGTGCGTGTGGCGTCGTTCGCGCTGGCCCCCTCCCGCGACCTCATCGCCGAGCTGAAGGAGGCGGGGGTCGTCGTGATCCCTTCCATCGGGGCCAGACGGCACGCGGAGAAGGTCGCGGCGTGGGGCGCGGACGCGGTGATCGTGCAGGGCGGCGAGGGCGGCGGCCACACCGGGGAGGTCGCGACCACCGTGCTGCTTCCGCAGGTGGTGGACGCCGTGGACATCCCGGTGATCGCGGCGGGCGGCTTCCACGACGGGCGGGGCCTGGTGGCGGCGCTCGCCTATGGCGCCGCGGGCGTGGCGATGGGCACCCGCTTCCTGCTCACCGCCGACTCGACGGTCCCCGACGCGGTGAAGGCGCGCTATCTGCGCGCCACGGTGCAGGACGTCACGGTGACCACGGCCGTGGACGGCCTGCCGCACCGCATGCTGCGCACCGAGCTCGTCGCCCTGCTGGAACGAGCCGGTCGCGCCAGGGCGTTCGCGTATGCGGTGCGCCACGTCTCGGGCTTCCGAGAGGTGTCCGGCCTGACGTGGCGTCAACTGGTCAGGGACGGAAGGGAGATGAAGCACGGAAAGGACCTGACCTGGAGTCAGATGCTTCTGGCGGCGAACACCCCGATGCTGCTGAGGGCGTCGATGGTCGAGGGCCGCACCGACCGGGGAGTGATGGCCTCGGGCCAGGTAGCCGGGCTCATCGAGGATCTCCCGAGCTGCGCCGAGCTGGTCGCCCGCGTGATGGACGAGGCCGCGCACGTGCTCGCCGCTCTGCCCCCTGCCCAGTGA